Proteins found in one Longimicrobiaceae bacterium genomic segment:
- the trpB gene encoding tryptophan synthase subunit beta has protein sequence MSSLMDAAPGARSLADELGGRFGEYGGRFVPETLITALDELVDVYAAAAADEAFWDELGVLWRNYVGRPTPLYRADRLGEASGGARVYLKREDLNHTGAHKINNSLGQVLLARRMGKRRIIAETGAGQHGVATATACALFGLGCIVYMGEEDIRRQALNVYRMRLLGAEVRPVSSGTRTLKDATNEAIRDWVTNVGDTHYIIGSVVGPDPYPRMVRDFQSVIGREAREQVLEAEGRLPAAVVACVGGGSNAIGIFHPFVDDAETALVGVEAAGEGVHTTRHAATLTMGKPGVLHGCLSYLLQDDAGQVAPAHSVSAGLDYPGVGPEHSALKDSGRARYVAVTDAEALDAFGRLARLEGIIPALESAHAIAYVLREGAQWRDAGPVVVCLSGRGDKDVSQVAEMTGGM, from the coding sequence ATGTCTTCCCTGATGGATGCGGCACCCGGCGCGCGGAGCCTGGCGGACGAGCTGGGCGGGCGCTTCGGCGAGTACGGCGGGCGCTTCGTGCCCGAGACGCTGATCACCGCGCTCGACGAGCTGGTGGACGTGTACGCCGCCGCCGCGGCCGACGAGGCGTTCTGGGACGAGCTGGGCGTGCTGTGGCGCAACTACGTGGGCCGTCCCACCCCGCTGTACCGCGCCGACCGCCTGGGCGAGGCGTCGGGCGGCGCGCGCGTGTACCTGAAGCGCGAGGACCTGAACCACACCGGCGCGCACAAGATCAACAACTCGCTGGGCCAGGTGCTGCTCGCGCGCCGCATGGGCAAGCGCCGCATCATCGCCGAGACGGGCGCGGGCCAGCACGGCGTCGCGACCGCCACGGCGTGCGCGCTGTTCGGGCTGGGCTGTATCGTGTACATGGGCGAGGAGGACATCCGCCGGCAGGCGCTCAACGTCTACCGCATGCGCCTCCTGGGCGCCGAGGTGCGGCCGGTGTCCAGCGGCACGCGCACGCTCAAGGATGCGACCAACGAGGCGATCCGCGACTGGGTCACCAACGTGGGCGACACGCACTACATCATCGGCTCGGTCGTCGGCCCCGATCCGTACCCGCGCATGGTGCGCGACTTCCAGAGCGTGATCGGGCGCGAGGCGCGCGAGCAGGTGCTGGAGGCCGAGGGCCGGCTTCCCGCCGCCGTGGTCGCCTGCGTGGGCGGCGGGTCGAACGCCATCGGCATCTTCCACCCGTTCGTGGACGACGCGGAGACGGCGCTCGTGGGCGTCGAGGCCGCGGGCGAGGGCGTCCATACGACCCGGCACGCGGCGACGCTCACCATGGGCAAACCCGGCGTGCTGCACGGCTGTCTCTCGTATCTCCTCCAGGACGATGCGGGTCAGGTCGCCCCGGCGCACTCCGTCTCGGCCGGGCTGGACTATCCCGGCGTGGGGCCGGAGCACTCCGCGCTCAAGGACTCGGGCCGCGCACGCTACGTCGCGGTGACGGACGCCGAGGCGCTGGACGCGTTCGGCCGTCTTGCGCGGCTGGAAGGCATCATCCCCGCGCTGGAGAGCGCCCACGCGATCGCTTACGTGCTGCGCGAGGGCGCCCAGTGGCGCGACGCCGGCCCGGTGGTCGTGTGCCTGAGCGGCCGGGGCGACAAGGACGTCTCGCAGGTTGCGGAGATGACCGGCGGGATGTAG